In the genome of Microcoleus sp. AS-A8, the window AACATTGAGAAACGCGGCTAACCACTTAGGATGGGCAGGCCATGCGGGTGCAGTTACCAAATTACCATCAACCATCGCCTCATCTGGTGGAATATGGGTATAAAGTCCCCCAGCGCGAGTTACATCTGGCCCACAGGCAGGGTAAGCTGTGCAACTTTTACCTTCTAACACACCCGCCGCCGCTAAAACTTGCAAGCCGTGACAAATAGATGCGATCGGTTTATTCGTCGAGGCAAAGTGACGGGTAATTTCTAATACCTTCTCATTCAGGCGAATATATTCCGGTGCTCTCCCACCTGGAATCACCAATGCATCATACTTGTCGGCAACCACCTCATCAAAGGTGGCGTTGAGTTGGAAGTTGTGTCCCGGTTTTTCACTATAAGTCTGGTCGCCTTCAAAATCATGAACGGCTGTTTTTACCGTATCTCCTGCTTTCTTATCCGGGCAAACGGCATGAACCGTGTGACCGACCATCTGCAAGGCTTGGAAAGGTACCATCACCTCATAGTCTTCCACAAAGTCACCGACGAGCATTAAGATTTTCTTTCCAGTCATCTCGTAACTCCTGATCTCTCTAATTTAATCTTTAAATTAACTAGAGCCTATCTGCAAATTTCTTTGAAGGTTAAAAACTCTCCTTAATCCTTCTTAACTTAGTGTCCTCTGTGCGTCTGTGGTTTGTTACCAATCTGAAATCTTGCACCTTTGTCAGTAAGCCTCCACACCCGCCAAGAAATTAATTTCTTGGCTTATAGATCAAGTCCATTGAAATGGACTGAAATTCTTAGGGAGTCTTCTTTAGACGACTTTAGCTATGAGACAGTGGTTTTAACCACTGGCGGTTGTTGCAACAGATGCAAGATCTCAGCAATAGTATTGACCAGGCACCCCCTAGCTTGCCCAATTTTCCCAAAGAACAAACCCTGCCATCAGCAGCAAAAAACAACTAAATCCGATCTGAAGTTGTCGCGATTTAATGAACGGAACCAAGTAAATACCTAAAATAGTGCCGAAACTAGCCGCCACGGTAAAGGATGCCATCAAAGGCCAATCTAGCTCAACCTGTCCCAGATAACCGAGAAAGCCAGTCACCGATTTGAGGGCAATAATCAATAGAGAGGTACCGGCTGCCTGTTTAATCGGCACATTACCCAACAAAACCAACGCAGGCACGATCGCAAAACCACCCCCGACTCCTACCAACCCGGTTAACACACCAACACCCATCCCTTCGATCGCCATCCAAAACCAAGCATAACGGGGTTTCGGCGTAGGCTGAGAGTCAGTATCTGCTTCTGCAATCTCGGCTTGCGAGAGATGATCACTTTTGCGAATCATCAAAACCGCTGCCAGCAGCATCGTTACGGCAAACAGTCCCATTTGCAAGGTATCAGTCATCCAAGGCAGGGAAGCTAATCGCGCCCCCAAATAGGCTCCCAGCATCGCCGTCGAACCAAAGAGGAGGGCGGTTCCCAAGCGGACGTTACCCAGTCGCCAGTGGGGGATAGCCCCGATCAGGCTTACCATCCCCACGATCGCTAGAGACATGGCGATCGCTGCTTTGGGCGCAACTCCCATCACATAAACTAAAACCGGAACGGCTAAAATCGAACCGCCACCACCCATTAAGCCCAAACTCACCCCGATCACGGCTGCCAGAAAGTGACCTACTATTGCTATACTCATGAACTAACAATTACGCACTACGAATTACGAATGATTGGGTCACGATTACGGTAGCTTGTAACTAGCAACTCGGACAACGAGTTCACCGTTTCGGGGGTCGCGGCTAAAGACAAAAGCACCTTCCTGCTTTTCACCACTGGCGAGAAAATCAATTTGCTGTTCACCCGATTCTTCCACCTCACCCTTGATGCGGAGTTCAGCAATTACCTGAACGGACTCAGCGGTTTCTCCGCCCGTGTTTTCGATCTCAAAAGGAACATAGAATTGCCCTGGCGCTTCGCGAATTTCACTGGAACGGTTAATCGATATTACGGGGGGTTGATTTTTCTGAGTCAGCCATTGGTAAATGACAAGTCCGACAATCACAGCCACCATCAACAGGGCAATACTAAAGCTTGTCCACTCAGCGGGTGAACGAGGGGGTTGTTGTTCCACGGGGCCTGATGAATCCATGTCTTTCATATCGCTAAGCGTCCTGCTGCACCGCCGATGGTTGCTGGTAATCCGAGGATTAATGTCCGGCTCATCCACAGCGTCCAAGGGTCATCTAAACTCAAGCGATGGAAAAAAAACAACATAAATGCTGAGGCAAAAAGTGAAACGAGATAGGACATAACCGTTTCGCTGATGGGGCGCTGAAAGATACCTTTCTGCTGTCGGCGCTGTTTCTGCGTGGTAAAGCCCGCCTGGAAGACAATCCCATAGGAAATTAGTAGTGATACAGCGATGATCGCGAGAAGGCGTGGCGGTGCGATCGCGGCATCGAGCATAGGGATTTCGTCGGTGGGCGCAATATTGAAGGCAATGATCATGGCACCGATTAACGTGCCACCGATATCAGCCAGGGTAGCGTTAAAGTTTGATTCCTTGCCTTGATTGTTGCGATTGCCTTGCTGGTCAGAATCCTGATTATTGGAAGAAGACCAGCGATCGCCACTTAAGAAAGCACCCGCCAAAGCGGCTCCTAGGGAAAATGGCACGCTTTCCAGAATTAATTTACCCAGGGCTTCGTTCAGCGGTGTTTCCTGTGTAATCTCGCCTAAGGTAAAAAGGATACAGGTAGCGCTGACAATTCCAATTGCCAAAGCTTCAAAGCTGTCCATTACTGTATCGAAAAACTGCTTACTTTGGATTTTACGAAATCCTTCCGTGTGGTTGAGCAGCAAAACAACGACGAAGGTAATCGCCAAAATTACTAGCATTAAGGATGGAGCGGTTTGAGAGCCAATCCACCAAACTTCCATCGTATAAAGCAGCGGAATGCCAAACAAGAAGCCACCTGAAGCACCCCGAATCATATCATTGAGTTGATTTGACCACGAGTGGGAAGGTTGACGTTTTTTGCGAGTGCGTTTTGCCATGCGTCGGAAAATTCTGATGCTGCCATACCCTGCGTACAGAGTACAAATCTCCTAGCCAAACCCTTTTTAGGCAGGTCAGGCAGGAACGGCTAAAAGTCTGTATTCTGGGCTACATTATGATATTAACAAAGCTTGGTGAGCTGTTACTTCCTTCTCCTGACAGAGTTTCAGCTCTTCCACTACCTCTGAGAATTTGCCAAACGCGGTTTGAATACGATGGTTTTTCGGGCGGTATAATCA includes:
- a CDS encoding TIGR02587 family membrane protein encodes the protein MAKRTRKKRQPSHSWSNQLNDMIRGASGGFLFGIPLLYTMEVWWIGSQTAPSLMLVILAITFVVVLLLNHTEGFRKIQSKQFFDTVMDSFEALAIGIVSATCILFTLGEITQETPLNEALGKLILESVPFSLGAALAGAFLSGDRWSSSNNQDSDQQGNRNNQGKESNFNATLADIGGTLIGAMIIAFNIAPTDEIPMLDAAIAPPRLLAIIAVSLLISYGIVFQAGFTTQKQRRQQKGIFQRPISETVMSYLVSLFASAFMLFFFHRLSLDDPWTLWMSRTLILGLPATIGGAAGRLAI
- a CDS encoding TIGR02588 family protein, with the translated sequence MKDMDSSGPVEQQPPRSPAEWTSFSIALLMVAVIVGLVIYQWLTQKNQPPVISINRSSEIREAPGQFYVPFEIENTGGETAESVQVIAELRIKGEVEESGEQQIDFLASGEKQEGAFVFSRDPRNGELVVRVASYKLP
- a CDS encoding sulfite exporter TauE/SafE family protein, producing the protein MSIAIVGHFLAAVIGVSLGLMGGGGSILAVPVLVYVMGVAPKAAIAMSLAIVGMVSLIGAIPHWRLGNVRLGTALLFGSTAMLGAYLGARLASLPWMTDTLQMGLFAVTMLLAAVLMIRKSDHLSQAEIAEADTDSQPTPKPRYAWFWMAIEGMGVGVLTGLVGVGGGFAIVPALVLLGNVPIKQAAGTSLLIIALKSVTGFLGYLGQVELDWPLMASFTVAASFGTILGIYLVPFIKSRQLQIGFSCFLLLMAGFVLWENWAS
- a CDS encoding DJ-1/PfpI family protein, giving the protein MTGKKILMLVGDFVEDYEVMVPFQALQMVGHTVHAVCPDKKAGDTVKTAVHDFEGDQTYSEKPGHNFQLNATFDEVVADKYDALVIPGGRAPEYIRLNEKVLEITRHFASTNKPIASICHGLQVLAAAGVLEGKSCTAYPACGPDVTRAGGLYTHIPPDEAMVDGNLVTAPAWPAHPKWLAAFLNVLGTKIEHQEMAAV